The nucleotide sequence ACCTTTCATTGACTCTTTTAGGTGACTTTTCTTgccctgtgtgtctgcaggaagtggagacagagCAGTACTACACCTTGTTTCTGGAAACACTAAAGGACCGCGGCTACGACGGCTACTTCTGTCCAAAGTCTCGTGCCAAACTGGTTTCtgagcaggagaggaaacacGTGGATGGCTGTGCTGTGTTCTTCAAGACCGAGAAGTGAGTTTAAGAGCTTTATTTAGCAAAGCAAGGACATTTTTACATCTGATATTTAACAGTGAGCTTCTAGAGTCTTCCTTGGATAACAAAGCTTGTGTGTGGATGTTCTTCTAGGTTTACTTTGGtccagaaacacactgtggaGTTCAACCAGGTGGCCATGGCCAACTCAGAGGGCTCAGAGGTCATGCTGAACAGAGTGATGACCAAAGACAACATCGGTGTGGCCGTTCTACTCGAGGTTAACAAGGACATGTTCTCTGGTGGTAAGAACAAACAGAGGATGTCATGTCACTAACTTTTGACTTCTTGTGCTGTGATCCAAGGTGCCTCCAAGTATTTCAGCTTCCCAAACACATAGCCATTTTTGCCTTGTCCACCAGTGTCATCAACAGCAATACAACCATCATTTAGCAATCAACTGGTGAATTATTGTTTTCAATTGATTGTCACAAGTTCACGTcacaaggtgacatcttcataGCTTGGTTTGCCTGATCAACTGTCCACTACCCATATCCTCACACCGAGAAGCAGACTTAAAGACTTAATGGTTGATCGATTATCAAAATGGTACCACGATTGCTCTGTAGCAAAATGGTATAGCCAAAGAAGTCAGAAGTGTATCGACAGTAACAGCTTTTTGCCACAAGGTGTCAGTTGTGACTTTGATTGGAAATCTGAAAAGTCCAATTGACGGCATTCAGTGAAGGAAAAGAATGAGCTCCAGAATAAtactattaataataaatatgttttaggGTATGGCTCATTGTGGATGATCCTGTTCCGATAGCATCCATTTCATAAATATGTTCTATTGTTGGTGTTATTATATAATcagtatttatcattttattcattaaactttgcagagagagacaaacagttTTGCTTCATGTGTTTCACAGTGAGGTACACATACAGCAAAACTTCCCGTTTGTGGTTTGATGTCTTTTTCATTCACGTGCTGTAattctctgtcttcctttttaattatttttattttactgtctcaGCACTTTTTCTTCAGTTGCATCAGAGCACAAGACCATGTTCAGGTTTACTTGggggttttggttttttttttaccagacttcttctgttttgtcaaatttttttgttcttttttgttataATTCCCTTAAAATCTCACTTAAATAGTTTGGGGGCTTTTTATATTACCTCTTTTATCAGCAATTGTGCAATTTTATAGGGACATGatttaattaaacttttttcactctttcactgGCTGCACATATGTGGCGTAACCCggtttttccctctctgttttcaggCATGAAGCCGCCACAGGAGAGGCAGCTGATCCTGGTGGCCAATGCCCACATGCACTGGGACCCCGAGTACTCGGATGTTAAGTTGATCCAAACCATGATGTTTCTGTCAGAGCTGAAGAGCATCGCAGAGAGGGCCTCGGGCTCTGTGGCAACTGGCTCGCCAACCTCCGACCCCTCCTATATCCCCATCGTCCTGTGTGCTGACCTCAACTCGCTGCCCGACTCTGGTACGGCTGTCTCATAGTTGGTTGATTAGTCTCTATGTTGGTGTTCGGGcttcaacattaacattaactaaCATTAATTGCCAAGTGGGATTCTACAAAAACAAACCTGCTTTTTAGTCTATTAAGTACACAATGATTTCAGTTTCCCCTTCAGCCAATTGGACACAGTTGGACAGTGCCTTGATCTCcatcaaaaataaacacaactgaTTTCAGGGGCACTTTTAGGGTTTTATTAACTAAACAAAATTTTACTTTTGTATGATCCAGGTGTGGTGGAATACCTGAGCAATGGAGGAGTGGCCGAGAACCACAAGGACTTCAAGGAGCTACGCTACAACGAATGTCTGACCAACTTTAGCTGCAATGGCAAGAACGGCAACTCGGACGGAAGCATCACACACAGCTTCCAGCTGAAGAGCGCCTACGACAGCAATCTGATGCCTTACACCAACTACACATATGACTTCAAGGTAAAAAAATACTTTTGCTGATTACTTTCCAATGCAGACTCTACAAGTTGAACTGAATTCCACAAATCAAGAAAGTTTCAAAATTCTGCTGCTGGGTTTAGATTGCAACCAATGAACAGAAACcaatggatggatgattaaAGAGTACAATATAATTTGTAAAACAGCACGGTTAGCACAATGGTTGGcaattgatttattgatttatggCCCTGAAGTAAAGTTTGGAGACCCAACATAACTAAATTGACTGCCGTGATTTTTACTGCTGTGCCAACGTTTTGGATAATGTAAGCGTTGggagttaaaaaataaatatttgctaATTCAATAAGGACTCAGGTACTCTGCATTTAGAGATGAATACATAGCAACACCTGTGCTGTGGTCACGCCAAACTTCAGCTAAATGACTCTaccaaataaaagaaaaaatgaaaggtttGCACCAAggcaaaattatattttaatctGTCTGAATCTAACTTCACTAAGGCTGATTTGTTGCCACTTTAAATATGCAACTGACAGCAGTTTTTGACTGGGCTGAGCTGAGCAACTAGTTAAGGGCATAAAGGTCAACAGtgagagttttaaaaaacaaaaactaactgGTGTGATGCGGTATTAACCATAGGGTAGACTCATACAGTGTATGTGgaatgttttatatcattttgaGTATGTTTGCTGTGGGCGATCCCAGTGACACTGAAACCCTGCAGCGTTGGAGGTATTCCTTAGAGCCCTACACAACACAATTTTTCAAAGCTCTTTTAGTTGGTATTTAAATCTGCACTTGCCTTACAGTTTGTGGTGTCTTTCTGCTCCGGTTTCTAATGAGTCATGTCAGCATTTCTCACACAgattcatgtttttctgctccttGTTTTTTCATTAGTGGCAGTGGACTTCCCCGACTGTCTTACACAAACCTTTAGCCTACAGTTTCTTACAGAAACGCTGAGGACCAAATGGATCCTTGGCTCCTTTTGAAACTTGAACCCTGTTTTTGTGCAGAAgttcctttttttgtctctacagaaaatgaatttttGCAGGTGTTTACATTAGAATAAAGGAAATAACTAGATGACTAATTAATGATAAGATAGGCAGAATGAAATGAGTCAGCTCATTAATGCATAAACATCCACCATCCATTGCTGATGACTCAGTCAACCAATTAGTATTACGTTACTGGCAAGAGGATGAACTTTATGTGTGAGAAGATTTTTCCTTCACACCACACAAATCTTTCCCTTATCTGACTGATAAACACAGTAAAGGCAGGGCTGTGGTTGATCTATACCTCCGGTTTCATACCCGAGAAATCAGAAAAACCATCGTAAACAATGAATTTGAGATGATTAATATGCAGTTGCATATGATTCATCTTAGACTGACAACTCCAATTTTAAAAAGCCAGAACATTTTACCAAACATATGTTCTCTCACAGGTATTCCTATCTACCTTTTGTTCTCGGACAATGTGCAAGATCTTTTCCTCATTATTTGTCCTGTGGtggattttcagatttttcaaaaTTAGGCCAAGAATGCAAAAGGATGTCATCTGAcgctaaaaatctgaaaattttttgagttagatgagaatGTGGTATCGGTTAAGTAACAAAAACTGGTTCTGAATGCTTCTGATCAGATATTTCCCctttttgaaatcattttttaaatttgagtCTTTTCTCAGGTCTCAAAGGAAAggttttgggaaatatgcttattcaagTTCATACTGAAAATTGGACGGACATATTGAAACCATTCTATACACCAATTATGAAACTATTACCAGTAACTGGTTAGCTTAGCGTCACACAAAAAGGTAACAGAGGTAACAAACCCCACCaaccagcatctctaaagctcatcAATTAACATGGTTTATCTTGTTTGTATTATCCATACATAAATCACCATTTTACTGGGAATGAAGCAACTTTTTAACTGGCAGCTTTTGTTACCTTgagacaaagccaggctagctgttgtttccagtctttgtgctaagctaagataccggtctcctggctgtagctaCATATTTAGCGTACAGACATGAGATAGAGACCAATGTTCTCATCTGATTTTGGACGTGAACATCAAGAAGCGTTTCCCAAAACGTTTCCTTTTAGACCTTTGAGAAACAGGTTTCATTATCAAatagaaaaaagggaaaatatctGCTCAGATTCTGATGAAATACTTAAATGCTCAGCCCTAAACTGCGATCACATGACGTCTTTGTGTCTGCAGGGCGTGATTGACTACATCTTCTTCTCCAAGACCCACATGAGTGTCCTGGGCCTGCTGGGACCGCTGGACAGCCAGTGGCTCGTCGACAACAACATCACCGGCTGCCCCCATCCCCACATCCCCTCGGACCACTTCTCCCTGCTGGCCCAGCTGGAGCTGCACCCTCCCCTGCCCCATCCGCTCAACCCCCTCAACGGGCTGCACCTGCCGGTCAACAGGTAGTgcagcctgagagagagagagaaagagcccCTGCCCACCCTTCTTACCCCAACCTTTTAAACACTGTCctaccccccctcctcccactctccaGCTTTATACAGGACCCTGTACAGTTTACCAATCATGTTAAAACTCAGACACCATCCAACCCCTCCAACCCTAAGACACACCTACCCAAAAGGAGTGAAGTATTCGCCCCGTTTGTTgctcctttttgtctttttgcacactgtaaatgtttattttattttttcttttccccttgaAAAGTCTTGATACCAAATGTTGGGCTTGGGATGAAGCTGCTATGGTAACCCCCAATGTCAACTGTTTTTTTTGCCTTAGGTATGATCATGACCGCTTGTAGATTCTGCTCCTACAACAACAAACCTTAACTAGTTCTATCAACCTTTTAAGATAAATCTACTACTGATTGGCTGACTTTCATCTGGGTTTCTTTTCACATAGCTGTGAAATAATCTTTTTAGAGTGATAACACAACATGATATTAATGCTGCACCACAGCATGTATATTGTGTTAAACTCAAAGTCTAAAGAACTGGAACCTGATACCACTCCCAAATTAACttgacagtaaaaaaataaaaaataaaagcagttaaCACTACAAACAACTGAATCTAAGTTATGAATGTTCAATGAGGatgttaaaggtttgtttatatcggtacatattttaaattttgatCAAAATACAATTACATACCTGCGATTTTTAAGGTTAAAAGTACTGACTGGGCAttttaaaagtaatgtaatgtcGTTGTAACACTAAATTGGTGTGTTTCATATGGGAACTAGAATATGAAATCATCTCATGTCACGGCTGTGGGTCATATTACAGCACTGATAATATTGATGGTGCACTGTTTGAGGGGGCTTTCAGATTGACACCTGCTTTGTGGAAGATAAGGAATAATATCTCTCAAATTCAACTTTTTCTGGATAACGTTTCCACATTGTTTGGGATCATGGTGCCTGAAAAGGATGTCACCTGACTCAGCCTGAAAGCCGCCTCACAGTACTGCGTGGATGTTACTGAGCTGCTGCATTCAGCTGCATTCACTTCTTCTAATATTTTCTTCTATAATACGGGTCTTGAACCTTCTCTTTGATCACTGCTAAATATTTTACTTGCAATGGTGGCCGATTCACGTTCACTGTAGTTTAAAAGATACAACTTGTGAGTCTTCTGCAGCACTATAGGCAACAAAACAACTAATTAAGGCCAGATTTTTGCAAGCATTGCAACCAAATTACCCTCCCATACTCGTTGActtgctttgaaaaaaaaaaaaattttaagacatgaaatacatttgtaaCACAATCCTGACTTTGACCAACAGTGCGCTTAAACACTTTTAGCTTTTGAAGTCATGCTTTGAGCATCTACGGTCTTAAAAGAATATTGTTCTGTTTCCCATCCCCTGACTGGCCAAAGAATTTTCCCAGAATGACTGACTTATACTCTGCCGATAATAagataatatttatttattggtgccagagggaaaaaaaaaaacttcctgaGAAGATTCTGTTAATGATTCGTGACCAGGAGTTGAATGTATTTACCAAAGGCTCACTATGAAATTGGTTGTTGGAGCCTCTTAATGCCAGATTCCTGTGGACTCTAAactttgtatatttgtgtgagATGATTAGAACTAACAGCCCTTTATGTAAGTTGTAACTCAGGGCTATGCTATGCATCGAGCAGTACCTCTCCAACTAAAGACTCTCAGAGTCGCATTGTACGAGCAAAACCAAACAGGAAGCTATTGTTCTGAAAATCCTTTATAAGCACAGGTAATGTATGTactttacatacatatatgttattgttgctgttgtagtAGAAGTCCCATGTCTTTGTGCATTTTTGATAAAACTACTGCTGCACTTTTGCTCCGTTCCCAAAACGTGGGAAGTTCAAAATTGTCTAATTTTTGAGTCGTCAAAAGGTGCAAAAAGCGTTGAGAGACACTCTGGTGTcttaaaacatcatcatttggttttgttctttttaacgAGGCTCAAGTATCAGTGCCGGATCGACAATATGAATGAATGCAGGGGTActtatttcagcatttagagAAAGCCTAAAaaagtttgagaaaataaacaaattgtTCAACAAAACCACCTTCGTCCCTTAAAAAGGTTGCAAAACCAGTGGCTCCAAACCTCAGGGTTGGGACCCACACATAGGGCCATGAGATAATTAACAAGGTAGTAAACAAGAAAAATcaaaattctgtttatttttgggaCTTTTTTCTAATCTTTActtctttttctcactgtatAGTTAGTGTCAGGGGTCAATACAACTGCTTCACCTAGAATAACATACAGTCTAAAACTGCAACAATCTGATTTAGAAGAATTGGTTAAAAAGAATCAGtgtctgtgacatttttggatattttatgGTGCATTTTGATCGGAACAAAAACAAGATACTGATGTTTGATACCCAGCACTATCTATGCAGAGGGACTCTATAAGAGCTGCCAGTATATGCACTCAGTCTTTAACATATCTGGCATGTTTCATGCTGCAGTGTCTTGTAAACCCCGACCTTTAGAGATTGAATTAGTTAAATTAGTCAAAGCACTTGCTCTGTTCAGTATTTAATAAATAAGAAGCCATAATTATTTTGGGACAAATGGTGTCAGCACAACACGGCACCCTGAACCTGAACCTCAGCTTTAAACCACGCTCAGATCAGTTTAACTGGCCTGGACGGGCAGTATCGGCTTTGCTTCAGTTGCACATGATTTGACTCTAACAAGTACGCCTCCAGTTTTGGAGGAGCGGATGTTTGTGAGCATCTTGAGGCCTATACTTCACTCCTGAACTCACCTCACGGGGTTTTCTGATTTTGTACAACAGCTGTACATAAAATTAAACTGTCTTTGATGACAGGGCGTCTTTCGCATCTGTGAGGGGAATGTACCATTCTCCAGATAAAGGGGCGTATTTTTTCTCACAAATCAACAATGTACTTGGTGTTGTACTTTTTTCTTTGCCCGGTGCACTACGATCTCATATGTGAAtaccacctccacctgtctctAATGCTCTTGTAGAGGCAAAAACGTCTCTGTCCAACTTTGTTTTTGAACTACGggcattttctgtctctaactAACATGCAGTCTTTCAACTGGTACTTTGTACAATTCAGTATTACCAAGTTTTTGAGAAGAAAAGATAAATGTTCTAGGTTTAAAAGCAGTTTGTCTTGATGGCTTTTATTTCTCCAGTGCACATTTAAGTGTCATCTCAAAGgttttcacactctgagatGATGCTTAATCAAAATTATTTaggtttttcttctttttctttgatgtctcCCCTCTGAGTTTTCCCAAAAATGGCTTTCCAGATCCCTTTCACATCTCTCTCCACATGTCATCCAATATCCACAGCCacttcttttactttttccacAGTAATATCCAACTATCACTACCTGTAAGCATTTGACctattaattttgttttctgtagaGCGCACCTCACATACTTTTTCTACAAACAACGTGCCTAGTTTGTACAATTTCTCCAACAGCAGCACTGCCCATGAGACCAAGACGCTCAGAGATTAACCCAGCGCCATCATCCagccattcatccatccatctatccatccctTCATCCTTCCAATCCTTCCTGAAACAACCTTTGGGGATGTGATCATTAGGAATTGAAACTGAGGAATCATTGCTCACCTCAGGctggtttatgtttttttgtatcCATAATGTCAAGGACAAATCACCCATTTCTACCAGAGATCTGAAATGCACACTGTCACTTGTTTGCTTGTTCACTTGTTTGCTGgtgagttttttctttcttttttgcagaTTTCCTCTGCAATGACCTAGCTGTATTTTCCACAGGATTATCACAACCGCCATCGCATGCGATTTCTGAATGTAAAATCCTGTTATTCAATATCTGGCcctggtttgttttgttgtcctCCACTAATAAGTTTATTCAGGCTAAGTTTACAGCAATGTGGTCACTACATGAGGTTATGAGTCTTTGGTGGCCAATGGGACGCCCAGCAATGTTCACTGGGGAAAATGAGGATTATCTGACAAAGTGTTAAGCATTTAGACGAAAGggttttgttgtctttattCTGCTCTAACATGTTGACCTTGTCGGCCTCCAGTGAGGCCTGGTCGCTGCAATATGAACTTAAAGGATGCTGCGTAAATGTTTTCCTCCCAGTGTATTAACCTGGAAAGGGAATTCAAAAACATGACATCAAATAAATCTGATATCATGGAGATTATGCACTATTTGAAGTGAGCTGTTACAACCTCTAATGTACCATGTATAGAGGATATATCAAGATTTACTGACCACAGGTTAATGCACTGGTTAATTTGCTGGAATGAGGCAATTATAAATTAAGATTTGGTCTACAAAGCAGAAAAGGCAGCAACTTCTGTGTCAAAAGTTGAACCCCATCAGTTTCCTGTCTTCACTTCAAAACTGTAATTTGGTCAAAATGTCATCTATGAATTctaagagagagaaatgtcagcATTCCTAGAAAAGGTATTTTTAAGTTGCTGCCTTTCAGCAACTTTCAGTAGACTTGTTTTAGCCGTGTGtagaaaatgaagtgaaaccgGGTGAGGACCCTCAGCCACCAGCAGTCACCCCAAAAAGGTGCTACATTATTTCTCGAGGATTTTAAAGAACTGCACTTGAACCTGTCGTATGTAACTACAATGTTAAGTTTCTGTTTCCAGACCAGCACCCCTTCACTACATGGGTTTTCAATCCTACCAGCCTCCACCACAGAGTGGAGGAAGCAGTCAGTGAGCATTTGTCTGAAAGAGAAAACCTGCAGCTTTGTGGTGAagagctgctaacattagaCACAACACAGGTTTTGTATTGTGGAATCCAAAGAATGCATCATGTTTGACAATATAATCAAAAAAGTTGCAAAACTGTAGTGACACAAGTTACTGTGCGCCCGTGAAGACGGGTGGAAGTTTGTCAAACGTAGGTGGCGGTGCtgactttgttgtgttcctctgactaaaaaagaaaaggaaaaaaatacagatctAGCCTCGATAGAAGtccttttcacttttcttttacaAGCTGAGTTGCTGTTGCACATTGCAGTTTAAGTTGTGTTCTCAACTGTCAGAAGTATCCCAAAAACTGGataaatataaatgaacaaataaataaatacataaagatttaaaatctgtaaaagCCACAAAATCTATTTTGAAGGCAATTAAACGgcaaatgaaatataatttttaaaagatGTTTCACCTGTCGTATCGCTGTAATTTTCATGCTTCCATATGATTAAGGAATGACATGCTCCTCCACAAATCCATTAACTTTTTATAATGGCTGAATTTTAATAGCACTTTTCCAAGTGCTTAACTggacaaagaaaaaatcaaaaaataaaagcaaagcaagTAATCAGATGATACAATATGGTAGTTATTTGGTATTTGCCGTTTTGGGGGCCTCAGTGGCTCCTGGAGGCCCTAAAGCTGCTACTCTGAAGACCTGTTGTTGctctatgtaactttggtgagcaggtacgatctccctctaactgagtaATAGTCAGTGGGTTAAACTGTCAGAATCAGGCCCAAGGCGTTCCAGagtaaagctgaactgtagaacagttaaaaagaagtaattaaaaaccagtgttcatctctgatatccagccaggaaactgacgcaAATATCAAGAGTTAGAAACAAAGTTTGATCTGTGGTACGGTGACAACATGTCCTGCTCCAGAAGCAGGGGATTGtgggtaatatacaccattcagctgtatttcagttcagtgagcgGGCCGATTtataggctttgttttctgtgcataaAGATTGTTTAACTGCTCAGACTCTGGAGCCCAGCAGAGTTAAAGACCAGTattggctgcagagggcgctaTTACTCAGC is from Lates calcarifer isolate ASB-BC8 linkage group LG13, TLL_Latcal_v3, whole genome shotgun sequence and encodes:
- the cnot6l gene encoding CCR4-NOT transcription complex subunit 6-like, with protein sequence MPKEKYDPPDPRRCYTIMSAEEAASGKKSHWAELEISGRVRSLSSSLWTLTHLTALHINDNNLTRIPPDIAKLPNLVYLNLSSNKLRSLPAELGNMVSLRELLLNNNLLRVLPYELGRLFQLQTLGLKGNPLSQDILNLYQEPDGTRKLLNYMLDNLAVHPEQLPQRPWITLKERDQMIPTAVFTVMCYNVLCDKYATRQLYGYCPSWALNWEYRKKGIMEEITNCDADIISLQEVETEQYYTLFLETLKDRGYDGYFCPKSRAKLVSEQERKHVDGCAVFFKTEKFTLVQKHTVEFNQVAMANSEGSEVMLNRVMTKDNIGVAVLLEVNKDMFSGGMKPPQERQLILVANAHMHWDPEYSDVKLIQTMMFLSELKSIAERASGSVATGSPTSDPSYIPIVLCADLNSLPDSGVVEYLSNGGVAENHKDFKELRYNECLTNFSCNGKNGNSDGSITHSFQLKSAYDSNLMPYTNYTYDFKGVIDYIFFSKTHMSVLGLLGPLDSQWLVDNNITGCPHPHIPSDHFSLLAQLELHPPLPHPLNPLNGLHLPVNR